One window of Dyadobacter sandarakinus genomic DNA carries:
- a CDS encoding UxaA family hydrolase: MASQILKIHPSDNVIVALRDLAPGSAVQWEGQPYTLQYGVSAKHKFVTEDIAPGGAVIMYGVLVGRATQLIKKGEPITTFNLKHDAHDYSTSRRQPYSYVQPNVSKWQHRTFKGYHREDGRVGTYNYWLVVPLVFCENRNVLIMKDAFERELGYAQTDIYREHVRDFLHLYKSGDLRTLKSMEAFTERPPVRKTVERPFAHVDGVKFLTHEGGCGGTRLDANTLCSLFASYAVHPNVAGITVLSLGCQNSELKTLEDEIRKRDAHFNKPFYAFEHQKGTEYSLMSGAIKETFLGLTKINEFERSDAPLSKLSVGLKCGGSDGFSGISANPVLGHLSDIVVGLGGQTLLAEFPELNGVEQELLNRCVTEEKAAKFEKLMRDYAGKAEAVGSAFAFNPSPGNIKDGLITDAIKSAGAAKKGGNAYISDVLNYTERASESGLHLVCTPGNDVEATTGQTAAGANIILFTTGLGTPTGNPICPVAKVATNSTLAARMPDVIDFDCGPVVDGTQTLEQNADNLLEYVIKVASGELTKAQQLGQDDFIPWKRGVSL, encoded by the coding sequence ATCCATCCTTCCGACAATGTGATCGTTGCGCTCCGTGACCTTGCTCCCGGTTCCGCCGTGCAATGGGAAGGGCAGCCGTATACGCTGCAATACGGCGTTTCGGCCAAGCACAAGTTTGTTACTGAGGACATTGCGCCCGGCGGCGCAGTGATCATGTACGGCGTACTCGTAGGCCGCGCCACGCAGCTGATCAAAAAGGGTGAGCCAATAACAACTTTCAATCTCAAACACGACGCGCACGATTACAGTACTTCGAGGCGCCAGCCCTATTCGTATGTGCAGCCTAACGTAAGTAAATGGCAGCACCGTACATTCAAAGGTTACCACCGCGAAGACGGCCGCGTAGGGACCTATAATTACTGGCTGGTCGTTCCGCTTGTTTTCTGTGAAAACCGGAATGTACTGATCATGAAAGATGCCTTTGAGCGGGAGCTCGGCTATGCCCAGACAGACATTTACCGGGAGCACGTGCGTGACTTTCTGCATTTATATAAGTCCGGTGACCTGCGTACCCTGAAAAGTATGGAGGCATTTACCGAAAGACCACCCGTACGCAAGACAGTTGAGCGTCCTTTTGCGCATGTGGATGGTGTTAAATTCCTGACTCATGAAGGCGGCTGCGGAGGTACCCGGCTGGATGCCAATACACTGTGCTCACTTTTTGCTTCCTATGCGGTACATCCCAATGTGGCAGGCATCACCGTATTGAGTCTCGGCTGCCAGAACTCCGAGCTGAAAACACTGGAAGATGAAATCCGTAAACGTGATGCGCATTTTAATAAGCCTTTTTATGCATTTGAACACCAGAAAGGCACCGAGTACTCGCTGATGTCAGGTGCCATCAAGGAAACTTTCCTGGGCCTGACCAAGATCAATGAGTTCGAAAGGTCGGATGCGCCTTTGTCCAAATTGTCCGTAGGATTAAAATGCGGCGGCTCGGATGGTTTTTCGGGTATTTCGGCCAACCCTGTGCTCGGGCATTTGTCCGATATCGTCGTAGGACTGGGTGGACAGACCCTTCTGGCTGAGTTTCCTGAACTGAACGGGGTAGAGCAGGAGTTGCTCAACCGCTGTGTGACGGAAGAAAAAGCTGCAAAGTTTGAAAAGCTGATGCGTGATTATGCTGGCAAAGCCGAGGCCGTGGGTTCTGCATTTGCATTCAACCCGTCGCCGGGAAATATCAAGGATGGTTTGATCACGGATGCGATCAAATCTGCGGGTGCTGCCAAAAAAGGCGGGAACGCGTACATCTCCGATGTGCTGAACTATACCGAAAGAGCTTCCGAGTCGGGCCTGCACCTGGTTTGTACGCCGGGTAATGATGTAGAAGCTACCACCGGGCAAACCGCCGCAGGTGCCAATATCATCCTTTTTACTACCGGCCTGGGAACGCCTACCGGCAACCCGATCTGCCCGGTAGCCAAAGTAGCAACGAATTCAACCCTTGCTGCCCGCATGCCCGACGTGATCGATTTTGATTGCGGACCTGTGGTGGATGGTACGCAGACCCTGGAACAAAACGCTGATAATCTGCTGGAATACGTTATTAAAGTGGCCAGTGGAGAGCTGACCAAAGCGCAGCAGCTCGGGCAGGATGATTTTATCCCGTGGAAACGCGGTGTGTCTTTGTAA